Proteins co-encoded in one Coregonus clupeaformis isolate EN_2021a chromosome 17, ASM2061545v1, whole genome shotgun sequence genomic window:
- the LOC121585424 gene encoding membrane progestin receptor alpha-B-like, with protein sequence MATVVMEQIGRLFINAQQLRQIPQLLESAFPTLPCTVKADDVPWVFREPHIIGGYRQPDHSWRYYFLTLFQRHNEALNVWTHLLAAFIILVKCQELSETVDFLHDPHAQPLFIVLLSAFTYLSCSALAHLLNAKSELSHYTFYFLDYVGVAIYQYGSALAHFYYAIEEGWHARVRGIFLPAAAFLAWFSCFGCCYGKYASPRLPKFAHKLFQVVPSGLAYCLDISPVLHRIYSCHQQERGCSNQAVAYHRYQVLFFLVSAYFFACPHPERWLPGRCDFIGQGHQIFHVFLVLCTLVQIEATRIDYIERRPLYERLHGNLAHDAVALFVFTACCSALTAFYVRKRVQAQMREKED encoded by the coding sequence ATGGCGACCGTAGTGATGGAGCAGATTGGTCGCCTGTTCATCAATGCTCAACAGTTGCGTCAGATCCCTCAGCTGCTCGAGTCGGCCTTCCCTACTCTGCCCTGCACCGTGAAGGCCGACGATGTGCCCTGGGTGTTCCGTGAGCCTCACATCATCGGAGGCTACAGGCAGCCGGACCACAGCTGGCGCTACTACTTCCTCACCCTCTTCCAAAGGCACAACGAGGCACTCAATGTGTGGACCCACCTGCTGGCCGCCTTCATCATCCTGGTCAAGTGCCAGGAGCTGTCCGAGACAGTGGATTTCCTCCATGACCCCCACGCCCAGCCCCTGTTTATAGTCCTCCTCTCAGCCTTCACTTACCTGTCGTGCAGTGCCCTGGCCCACCTGCTCAACGCCAAGTCCGAGCTCTCCCACTACACCTTCTACTTCCTGGACTATGTGGGCGTGGCCATCTACCAGTATGGCAGCGCCCTGGCCCACTTCTACTACGCCATCGAGGAGGGCTGGCATGCCCGAGTGCGAGGGATCTTCCTGCCCGCCGCAGCGTTCCTGGCCTGGTTCTCGTGCTTCGGCTGCTGCTACGGCAAGTATGCCAGCCCGAGGCTGCCCAAGTTTGCCCACAAGCTGTTCCAGGTGGTGCCCTCAGGCCTGGCCTACTGCCTGGACATCAGCCCCGTGCTGCACCGCATCTACAGCTGCCACCAGCAGGAGAGGGGCTGCTCCAACCAGGCCGTGGCTTACCACCGCTACCAGGTACTCTTTTTCCTGGTGAGCGCCTACTTCTTTGCCTGCCCCCACCCAGAGCGCTGGCTGCCTGGGCGATGTGACTTCATTGGCCAGGGTCACCAGATCTTCCACGTGTTCCTGGTGCTGTGCACCCTGGTGCAGATCGAGGCGACACGCATAGACTACATTGAGCGGAGGCCCCTCTACGAGCGTCTCCACGGCAACCTGGCCCATGACGCAGTGGCGCTCTTCGTCTTCACGGCATGCTGCAGCGCGCTCACTGCCTTCTACGTGCGGAAACGTGTGCAGGCGCAAATGCGCGAGAAAGAGGATTAG
- the LOC121585924 gene encoding stathmin yields the protein MASSGEILVKELDKRASGQAFEVILAPDAKGEIPLPPPKEKKEMSLEEIQKKLEAAEERRKSHEAEVLKHLAEKREHEKEVLKKAMEENNNFSKTAEEKLNQKMEANKENRTARMAALNEKFKEKDKKLEEVRKAKETKPEGEN from the exons ATGGCGTCCTCTGGAG AGATCCTGGTCAAGGAGTTGGACAAGCGTGCTTCAGGTCAAGCATTTGAGGTAATCTTGGCCCCCGATGCCAAGGGTGAAATCCCCCTACCTCCCccgaaggagaagaaggagatgTCCCTGGAGGAGATCCAGAAGAAACTGGAGGCTGCAGAGGAGAGACGCAAG AGTCATGAGGCAGAAGTGCTGAAGCACTTAGCTGAGAAGAGAGAGCACGAGAAGGAAGTGCTGAAGAAAGCCATGGAGGAGAACAACAACTTCAGCAAGACTGCAGAGGAGAAACTCAATCAGAAGATGGAAGCCAACAAAGAGAACCGCACGGCACGAATGGCAGCGCTCAATGAGAAATTCAAGGAGAAG GATAAGAAGCTTGAGGAGGTACGAAAGGCCAAGGAAACAAAACCAGAGGGGGAGAACTGA